One region of Drosophila kikkawai strain 14028-0561.14 chromosome 2R, DkikHiC1v2, whole genome shotgun sequence genomic DNA includes:
- the LOC108072982 gene encoding transmembrane protein 208 isoform X1, which translates to MAPPQKGKQGTKGAKQIVEENKTTLTFYRNMAIGCAAPALLLSSLVFEITKTSVFMHILALLILVGAYQFMAFMSRPKYSESGALVDSGNDLNMEGGIAENVKDLIILTSGTLLLALISNYFWLVLLLAPVRAGWMLWGTVIQPWLSQRNAQDESPEVDEKKQKKMERKMRRMR; encoded by the exons ATGGCT CCACCACAGAAGGGCAAGCAGGGCACGAAGGGCGCCAAGCAAATCGTGGAGGAAAACAAGACGACACTGACTTTCTACAGAAACATGGCCATTGGCTGCGCTGCACCTGCTCTTCTGCTCAGTTCGCTAGTCTTCGAGATCACCAAAACCTCGGTG TTCATGCACATCCTGGCATTGCTAATCCTTGTCGGCGCCTACCAGTTCATGGCCTTCATGTCCCGGCCGAAATACTCCGAGAGCGGGGCTCTTGTGGACTCGGGTAATGATCTAAACATGGAAGGCGGCATTGCGGA AAATGTCAAGGATCTGATAATCCTGACTTCCGGCACGCTTCTGCTTGCCTTGATCTCCAACTACTTCTGGCTGGTGCTTCTCCTGGCGCCTGTACGGGCTGGATGGATGCTCTGGGGTACCGTCATCCAACCTTGGCTGTCCCAGCGAAACGCCCAGGACGAGAGTCCCGAAGTGGACGAAAAGAAGCAGAAGAAAATGGAGCGCAAGATGCGGCGTATGAGATAG
- the LOC108072982 gene encoding transmembrane protein 208 isoform X2 yields MAIGCAAPALLLSSLVFEITKTSVFMHILALLILVGAYQFMAFMSRPKYSESGALVDSGNDLNMEGGIAENVKDLIILTSGTLLLALISNYFWLVLLLAPVRAGWMLWGTVIQPWLSQRNAQDESPEVDEKKQKKMERKMRRMR; encoded by the exons ATGGCCATTGGCTGCGCTGCACCTGCTCTTCTGCTCAGTTCGCTAGTCTTCGAGATCACCAAAACCTCGGTG TTCATGCACATCCTGGCATTGCTAATCCTTGTCGGCGCCTACCAGTTCATGGCCTTCATGTCCCGGCCGAAATACTCCGAGAGCGGGGCTCTTGTGGACTCGGGTAATGATCTAAACATGGAAGGCGGCATTGCGGA AAATGTCAAGGATCTGATAATCCTGACTTCCGGCACGCTTCTGCTTGCCTTGATCTCCAACTACTTCTGGCTGGTGCTTCTCCTGGCGCCTGTACGGGCTGGATGGATGCTCTGGGGTACCGTCATCCAACCTTGGCTGTCCCAGCGAAACGCCCAGGACGAGAGTCCCGAAGTGGACGAAAAGAAGCAGAAGAAAATGGAGCGCAAGATGCGGCGTATGAGATAG